One segment of Ricinus communis isolate WT05 ecotype wild-type chromosome 8, ASM1957865v1, whole genome shotgun sequence DNA contains the following:
- the LOC8289751 gene encoding uncharacterized protein LOC8289751 has protein sequence MCILVTQDFSLGELYADRTNGIITMERFVKDVCDRIFFDIEPRNLVNGFHITPALADWFQIPPGFQIQPVMANGFQVQSMEANGVDQVQPIVWHAKEAQVDYFPHRDHENEYHSKMVAGEENNATLDLSDVSNITDRTLFITFSKGHPISKEELRDLIERTFGTCVEAVHMRVDPEPLFARVVVNSVSVMAEILGDKDIVKLSTNGKDVRVRRFIPNTNQVSSSNALM, from the exons ATGTGTATACTTGTTACCCAAGATTTCTCTCTTGGAGAACTGTACGCAGATAGAACAAATGGTATAATAACAATGGAAAGATTCGTGAAGGATGTCTGTGAtagaatattttttgatatagaACCAAGAAATCTGGTTAATGGTTTTCATATTACACCTGCATTGgctgattggtttcaaattccACCTGGGTTTCAAATTCAACCTGTAATGGCCAATGGTTTTCAAGTTCAATCTATGGAGGCTAATGGGGTTGATCAAGTTCAACCTATAGTGTGGCATGCAAAAGAGGCTCAAGTAGATTACTTTCCCCACAGGGATCATGAGAATGAGTACCATTCAAAGATGGTTGCCggagaagaaaataatgcTACTCTTGATTTATctgatgtttctaatattacTGACAGAACCTTGTTTATTACCTTCTCCAAGGGCCATCCTATCTCAAAAGAAGAACTTAGAGACCTAATAGAGAG GACATTTGGGACTTGTGTAGAAGCTGTCCATATGAGAGTTGATCCAGAGCCCCTATTTGCTCGTGTTGTTGTTAACTCTGTCTCAGTAATGGCAGAAATCCTAGGGGACAAGGACATAGTGAAACTCAGCACTAATGGGAAAGACGTTAGGGTTAGACGTTTTATCCCAAATACAAACCAGGTTAGTAGCAGCAATGCATTAATGTAG
- the LOC8289753 gene encoding LOW QUALITY PROTEIN: protein NRT1/ PTR FAMILY 2.7 (The sequence of the model RefSeq protein was modified relative to this genomic sequence to represent the inferred CDS: inserted 3 bases in 3 codons; deleted 1 base in 1 codon; substituted 1 base at 1 genomic stop codon): protein MDGSFSTDPEANVSSSSAEQRGNWITFPFVTGTMVGLTLPFVGYLSNIIVYLIEEFNFERINAAQLSNVVIGGNNIFPLVGAIVADXVTISSCISFMGLLLLVLTALFHSLRPTPCEIGSTLCQTPSRFQYAVLYXSLLMASVGFGXSRYTTMGTNQFNKPEHQNTFFNWFFFTLYSSSVIGATAIVFIEDVSWALGFGLCLAANFICLVISLHGNRLYRHDKPEGSPFTGLARVVVATINKRKVLLSTRREEYYYEKDAKGKGVAASVLTKSFKFFNRAAMQTEGDIKPDGSIAKPWRICSVQQVEDFKTLIRTFPIWSSNIFVATPIAVQASLTVLQALAMDLHLGQHFQIPAGSISVLVLINNSISVPLTDRIFCPFWQMLRQKSPTPFQIIGVGHMLXVLSMVVSAVIESRRLRIAHAHQHQDNRDGSTRTMLALWLLPQLVLVGMGEAFYYKEFPVSLRRTRTAIIAFIVGVSFYLSTALIPLVRSVTDWLPDNIDDGRIDNAYWVMVGLGVLNFIYYLVCAKLYLHQNVEKAAKESSSVSNSE, encoded by the exons ATGGATGGATCATTCTCTACTGACCCAGAAGCAAATGTGTCAAGCTCTAGTGCCGAACAAAGAGGC AACTGGATCACCTTCCCTTTTGTTACAG GGACCATGGTGGGCTTGACACTTCCTTTTGTAGGATATCTGTCCAACATTATTGTTTATCTTATTGAAGAATTCAATTTCGAGAGAATTAATGCTGCTCAGCTTTCCAATGTGGTCATCGGTGGCAACAATATATTTCCTCTTGTTGGAGCTATAGTTGCCG TTGTCACTATATCTTCCTGTATCTCTTTTATG GGGCTGCTGCTTTTGGTCTTAACTGCACTATTTCACTCTTTGAGGCCTACACCTTGTGAAATAGGATCAACTCTATGCCAGACCCCGTCAAGATTCCAATATGCAGTACTATATTGATCCTTGCTTATGGCATCTGTCGGCTTTG GATCTCGATATACAACAATGGGAACAAACCAATTCAATAAACCTGAGCATCAGAATACTTTCTTCAACTGGTTTTTCTTCACTCTGTATTCTTCTTCTGTTATTGGTGCTACAGCCATCGTCTTCATAGAAGATGTTAGTTGGGCACTCGGATTTGGCCTATGCCTTGCTGCAAATTTCATTTGTCTAGTCATTTCTCTGCATGGGAATCGATTATATCGGCATGATAAGCCAGAAGGAAGCCCATTCACAGGCTTAGCTCGTGTAGTTGTTGCTACTATTAACAAGAGGAAGGTCCTATTATCAACTAGGAGGGAGGAATATTACTATGAGAAAGATGCAAAGGGAAAGGGGGTAGCTGCTTCAGTACTGACGAAGAGCTTCAA GTTCTTCAACCGAGCAGCAATGCAAACTGAAGGTGACATCAAGCCAGATGGGTCCATTGCAAAACCCTGGAGAATCTGCTCAGTACAGCAAGTAGAAGATTTCAAGACACTAATCAGAACTTTCCCAATATGGTCATCAAATATATTTGTTGCCACTCCAATAGCAGTCCAAGCAAGCTTGACTGTACTCCAAGCTCTAGCCATGGACCTTCACCTTGGACAACATTTCCAAATCCCAGCTGGCTCTATTTCAGTACTAGTACTAATCAATAATTCTATTAGCGTCCCTTTGACTGATCGGATTTTCTGTCCCTTCTGGCAGATGCTACGACAAAAATCTCCAACCCCATTTCAAATAATAGGAGTAGGCCATATGC ATGTGCTAAGCATGGTTGTTTCAGCTGTGATAGAGTCGAGGAGGCTAAGAatagctcatgctcatcagCATCAGGATAACCGGGACGGTTCTACTAGGACTATGTTAGCGTTGTGGCTACTTCCGCAACTAGTTTTGGTTGGAATGGGAGAAGCATTTTATTACAAAGAATTTCCAGTCTCACTCCGTAGGACAAGAACTGCTATAATTGCTTTTATTGTTGGGgtatctttctatttaagcACAGCTTTGATTCCTCTTGTTCGAAGTGTTACAGATTGGTTACCGGATAATATAGATGATGGAAGGATTGATAATGCGTATTGGGTGATGGTGGGGTTAGGGGTTCtcaactttatttattatctggTTTGTGCCAAGTTGTACCTTCATCAGAATGTTGAAAAGGCTGCTAAGGAAAGTTCATCAGTTTCTAATAGTGAATAA
- the LOC8289749 gene encoding protein ALTERED SEED GERMINATION 2, with protein sequence MELHYRGIKDGLPQIYKRELGLFQPRNFSQRYSASEGIVKQISLYKKLLGHEGCVNSVEFNYTGDLLVSGSDDKQVMFWDWVTGTRTISYPSGHFGNIFQTKIMPFTDDRKIVTSSADGQVRVGQVLENGQVDTKKLGKHQGRVYKLAVEPGSPHILYSCGEDGFVQHFDLRSWSATKLFCCSSFSENSRRPSNWIRLNAIVIDPRNPHYFAVGGSDEYARVYDIRKCRWDASSNSDIAVNTFCPRHLIGTKNVHITGLAYSSTSELLASYNDELIYLFQKSMGMGPYPLSISSEDLQKLEEPQVYLGHRNSKTVKGVSFFGPNDEYVLSGSDCGNMFIWKKQGGKLVRLMFSDRQVVNQFDPHPHMPMFATCGIEKSVKLWIPMASEDSSIPDNVEKIMESNRQGREDHSQVSLTPDVIMHVLRLQRRQTLAYIERRYSRGDVESDEDEGDAYVLGFSAGDASSEEGSEGNSRECNIS encoded by the exons ATGGAACTTCATTATAGGGGAATTAAAGATGGTCTTCCACAAATTTACAAGAGAGAACTTGGATTGTTTCAACCCAGAAACTTCTCTCAAAGATACTCTGCTTCCGAG GGAATTGTGAAGCAGATAAGTCTTTATAAGAAGCTACTGGGTCATGAGGGTTGTGTAAACTCAGTAGAATTTAACTATACTGGAGACCTTCTTGTGTCAGGTTCTGATGATAAGCAGGTTATGTTTTGGGATTGGGTAACTGGAACTAGAACTATCTCCTATCCTTCTGGTCACTTTGGCAACATATTTCAGACCAAAATCATGCCTTTCACTGATGATCGTAAAATAGTTACTTCTTCTGCTGACGGTCAG GTGAGAGTTGGCCAAGTCTTGGAGAATGGCCAAGTTGATACCAAAAAACTGGGGAAGCACCAAGGGCGTGTATACAAGCTTGCTGTGGAGCCAGGAAGTCCCCACATACTTTATAGCTGTGGTGAAGATGGCTTTGTGCAACAT TTTGATCTGCGCAGTTGGTCTGCTACAAAGCTTTTCTGTTGCTCTTCGTTCTCAGAAAATAGCAGACGGCCTTCTAATTGGATAAGGTTGAATGCTATTGTAATTGACCCAAGGAATCCACATTACTTTGCTGTAGGAGGTTCAGATGAATATGCACGTGTCTATGACATAAGAAAATGCAGATGGGATGCATCTAGTAATTCGGATATAGCTGTGAACACATTCTGCCCTCGTCACTTGATTGGGACTAAAAATGTGCATATCACAGGATTGGCTTACTCTAGCACTAGTGAATTGCTTGCCTCGTACAATGATGAActtatttatctatttcagAAGAGCATGGGAATGGGCCCTTACCCATTGTCCATATCATCTGAAGATCTGCAGAAGCTTGAGGAGCCACAGGTTTACTTGGGTCACAGAAATTCAAAGACAGTTAAAGGAGTGAGTTTCTTTGGCCCTAATGATGAATATGTATTGAGTGGATCCGATTGTGGCAATATGTTTATTTGGAAGAAGCAAGGTGGTAAGCTTGTGCGGCTAATGTTTAGTGATCGACAAGTAGTAAATCAATTTGATCCCCATCCACATATGCCTATGTTTGCTACATGTGGAATAGAAAAGAGTGTGAAGCTTTGGATTCCCATGGCAAGTGAGGACTCTTCAATTCCTGACAATGTAGAAAAG ATTATGGAGTCAAATAGGCAGGGCAGAGAGGACCATTCACAGGTGTCTCTAACCCCAGATGTCATCATGCATGTTCTGCGCCTGCAAAGGCGACAGACATTGGCATACATAGAAAGGAGATACAGTAGAGGCGATgttgagagtgatgaagatGAAGGGGATGCATATGTCTTAGGATTTTCAGCCGGTGATGCCTCTTCTGAAGAGGGTTCAGAAGGAAATTCCAGGGAGTGCAATATTAGCTAA
- the LOC8289750 gene encoding uncharacterized protein LOC8289750, giving the protein METDLSLIEISGEDDSLIQQSPNANVSISNSPHSYFSCSPLLRIPRSTTTSIPSPIAEEDTSKPSCSNCEDSNSNMNKENVNLNKEEGTKLSIEPQQMKRKKKGGGYNLRKSLAWDRAFFTEEGVLDPLELSMLSGNLGKSSGEMLSVIHEGRESLSGDSPNMHTPNNNLFKESPSKTPNQGRKVAALLPKLASPARHKMASASVAKRKVLATHDINRSASKRSGCPLPPAPSSLKRPSSINTTKVVSKDSRVSKLSAPKSDPPVVSTSSRGSITSGGRQNHNVISQPGNAQRNVGLKGNSNNTKTTRNDAKSSSVGKLITRSTTLQAKRNVAKVSSVPEIHSSSNVQSQTKVSLEAVPDSVVPVTRPAYGPDSNTRKIAVSFSQNACYNGANMQPTQPQTAKPSGLRMPSPSLRFFGQSKLSDSHSLLERSTQACNLANSNIPNFSKAGALNPVQQRPPRPSGNIPVYSSTVHSVASTAAASSGKIKSNLGLNNRQKVALQLQYNPKSYDTVNHKQQLHNICDDVHQQSVDHTEPCKIEMSCIEKVGLQSYDIKFSLRSGPSEQLEAGGDRSAVNVCPKSRNFTGAGLDLSHFTSPVNLPVEVEGLSEINNIDFDQHVEDRQYKPSMNNLNAYSGHLGGMHEPESQKVQQAEPMEPDTCIFDPISIVESQRLNGTLLEESRPSEELNKYSSSSTADVLLEVKEGGATSYCSSHCPNVEPTKDGTTVIDYLNKELHAGDAQVLSVEGNLLVGSGKSAMNTSTLENSDLMLIGDPSEKSAEQAELPNPCFVTEQVFQDNRGPLSNGCLVRGKCSEDSQEQNVLQNLKPVELRTNDCGDELGSPDVLSSIPAVTQECGFDETGKVEYLHEENALVAFADREQAAEKFSHDVKLCGEANTLALERMNKSDMIGAAITDNVEVNNIYPNRGDLCGSKLENPHFTNQISPIMQVKVASTMANESESEGAIDKQFEKNLIPFSDSQPENDACYSYRGTDILHSNCSTGIHDVKEETAEHDKLRNVCSHEAEQVNQHQVFDDLVSDKSISFQDVSAIGGSRSEIPQSPEMCESTENELAGFANSKETLMEDALEQSLDESSLADKKQDALAMKPPSNAVPFSDEWLAAFEAAGEEILARKGGAVQNSPPDKSLPEPSPWSPVRRKNNQGIGPYDCTKFTNTTNPSSTSS; this is encoded by the exons ATGGAGACAGATCTGTCGCTAATTGAGATCTCTGGCGAAGACGATTCGCTTATCCAGCAATCCCCAAACGCCAACGTTTCTATCTCCAACAGTCCCCACTCTTACTTCTCTTGTTCTCCTCTTCTCCGAATCCCTAGATCTACTACTACCTCAATTCCTTCTCCAATCGCTG AGGAGGATACAAGCAAACCCAGCTGTTCAAATTGTGAAGATAGCAATAGTAATATGAATAAAGAGAATGTTAATCTCAACAAAGAAGAAGGCACTAAACTCAGCATTGAGCCACAACAaatgaagagaaagaaaaagggtgGAGGTTACAATCTCCGTAAAAGCTTAGCTTGGGATAGAGCTTTCTTTACTGAAGAAg GTGTTTTGGATCCATTAGAATTATCAATGCTTAGTGGGAATCTTGGTAAATCTAGTGGGGAGATGTTGTCAGTTATACATGAAGGCAGAGAGTCACTATCTGGTGATTCACCTAATATGCATACACCtaacaataatttattcaagGAGTCGCCCTCAAAAACTCCAAATCAAGGTAGAAAAGTTGCCGCCTTGTTGCCAAAGCTTGCTTCACCAGCTAGACATAAAATGGCCTCAGCTTCTGTG GCCAAGAGAAAGGTTCTTGCAACCCATGATATTAATAGAAGTGCTTCTAAGCGTAGTGGCTGTCCACTTCCACCTGCTCCGTCGTC TCTGAAACGGCCTTCTAGTATAAACACCACAAAAGTGGTTAGCAAAGACTCGAGAGTTTCTAAACTATCGGCTCCGAAGTCTGATCCTCCAGTTGTTTCTACATCTTCTCGAGGTTCCATAACCAGTGGGGGCCGCCAAAACCACAATGTTATTTCTCAGCCAG GTAATGCTCAGAGAAATGTTGGATTAAAGGGAAATTCAAACAATACAAAAACGACCAGAAATGATGCAAAATCTAGTTCTGTTGGGAAATTGATTACAAGATCCACTACTCTGCAAGCAAAAAGAAATGTG GCAAAGGTCAGCTCAGTTCCAGAAATACATTCATCTTCCAATGTACAAAGCCAAACAAAAGTTAGCTTAGAAGCGGTGCCAGATTCAGTAGTTCCAGTGACTCGTCCAGCATATGGCCCTGATAGCAACACCAGAAAAATTGCAGTTTCTTTCTCTCAAAATGCTTGTTATAATGGTGCAAATATGCAGCCTACACAACCTCAAACAGCAAAACCTTCAGGCTTGCGAATGCCATCACCGTCACTGAGATTCTTTGGTCAG TCAAAACTTTCTGATTCACATAGCTTGTTAGAGAGAAGCACTCAAGCCTGCAATCTTGCCAACTCTAATATTCCTAATTTTAGCAAAGCTGGTGCCTTAAATCCTGTTCAGCAAAGGCCCCCACGACCATCGGGGAATATACCTGTATACTCGAGTACAGTACACTCTGTGGCATCTACTGCTGCTGCCTCTAGTGGAAAGATCAAATCCAACTTGGGATTGAATAATAGGCAGAAGGTGGCATTGCAGCTGCAATATAACCCCAAAAGTTATGATACAGTAAATCATAAGCAGCAGCTGCACAACATTTGTGATGATGTTCATCAACAATCTGTAGATCACACTGAACCATGTAAAATTGAGATGTCATGCATTGAGAAAGTAGGACTGCAGAGTTATGATATTAAGTTTTCCTTACGAAGTGGTCCATCTGAACAACTGGAAGCAGGTGGTGACAGAAGTGCTGTTAACGTTTGCCCCAAAAGTAGAAACTTTACTGGTGCTGGTTTAGACCTTTCTCATTTTACATCCCCTGTTAACCTCCCAGTGGAAGTTGAAGGTCTGTCTGAGATAAATAATATAGATTTCGACCAACATGTTGAAGACAGGCAATACAAACCCTCTATGAATAATCTCAACGCCTATTCAGGTCATTTAGGTGGTATGCATGAACCCGAGAGTCAGAAAGTGCAACAAGCTGAGCCGATGGAGCCTGACACCTGTATATTTGATCCAATTTCTATTGTGGAGAGCCAGAGGCTCAATGGTACTTTGTTAGAGGAGAGCAGACCCTCTGAAGAGCTTAACAAATACAGTAGTTCAAGCACTGCAGATGTTCTTCTGGAAGTCAAAGAAGGTGGAGCTACTTCTTATTGCTCATCTCACTGTCCAAATGTGGAGCCCACAAAAGATGGCACTACTGTAATTGATTACTTGAATAAGGAATTACATGCAGGAGATGCACAAGTGTTGTCTGTAGAGGGTAATCTGTTGGTTGGAAGTGGCAAGAGTGCAATGAACACTTCAACATTGGAAAATTCAGACCTGATGCTTATTGGCGATCCAAGTGAAAAATCAGCAGAACAAGCTGAACTTCCAAATCCCTGTTTTGTAACAGAACAAGTTTTTCAGGATAATCGTGGACCACTTTCTAATGGCTGTTTAGTGCGTGGAAAATGTTCTGAAGATTCCCAGGAGCAAAATGTCCTTCAGAATCTGAAGCCTGTTGAATTAAGAACCAATGATTGTGGAGATGAATTAGGAAGCCCTGATGTTCTTTCTTCTATTCCTGCTGTTACTCAAGAGTGTGGTTTTGATGAAACTGGAAAGGTAGAGTACCTACATGAGGAAAATGCTCTAGTAGCTTTTGCAGACCGTGAGCAAGCGGCTGAGAAATTCAGCCATGATGTTAAGCTCTGTGGTGAAGCTAACACTTTAGCATTGGAAAGGATGAACAAAAGTGATATGATTGGAGCGGCCATCACTGACAATGTTGAGGTGAATAATATTTATCCAAACAGAGGAGATTTGTGTGGGAGCAAACTTGAAAATCCCCATTTCACGAACCAAATTAGCCCCATCATGCAAGTTAAGGTTGCTTCTACCATGGCCAATGAGAGTGAGAGCGAAGGTGCAATAGATAAACAATTTGAGAAGAATTTAATTCCCTTCTCTGATTCACAGCCAGAGAATGATGCTTGTTATAGTTACAGGGGAACTGACATACTGCATAGTAATTGCTCCACTGGCATACATGATGTGAAAGAAGAGACTGCAGAGCACGATAAGCTGAGAAATGTTTGTTCTCATGAAGCTGAACAGGTGAATCAGCATCAGGTGTTTGATGACCTCGTAAGTGACAAAAGCATATCCTTCCAAGATGTCAGTGCAATTGGTGGAAGTAGATCTGAAATTCCTCAGAGTCCAGAGATGTGTGAAAGCACGGAAAATGAACTTGCTGGATTTGCTAACTCAAAAGAAACACTTATGGAAGATGCACTAGAGCAATCCTTAGATGAGAGTTCATTGGCTGATAAGAAGCAAGATGCCCTTGCTATGAAGCCTCCATCAAATGCTGTTCCTTTTTCAGATGAATGGTTAGCTGCTTTTGAAGCTGCTGGAGAG GAAATTTTAGCCAGAAAAGGTGGTGCTGTACAAAATTCACCTCCAGACAAGTCTCTACCTGAACCTAGTCCTTGGTCCCCG GTAAGGCGGAAAAACAACCAGGGAATAGGACCATATGACTGCACAAAATTTACTAACACCACCAACCCATCTTCCACTTCCAGTTGA
- the LOC8289748 gene encoding V-type proton ATPase subunit a1 yields MVVMEKIERWLDNIPAMDLMRSEKMTFVQLIIPVESAHRAISYLGELGLLQFRDLNADKSPFQRTFVNQVKRCGEMSRKLRFFKDQINKAGLLSSTLPVVEPDVELEELELQLAEHEHELMEMNSNSEKLQRSYNELLEFKMVLQKAVAFLVSSNSHAVAEDRELNENVYSNNDYGDTASLLEQELRSAPSNQSGLRFISGIIPRSKVLRFERMLFRATRGNMLFNQAPADEEIMDPVSAEMVEKTVFVVFFSGEQARTKILKICEAFGANCYPVTEDITKQRQITREVLSRLSELEATLDAGNRHRNKALASIGFHLTKWMKVVRREKAVYDTLNMLNFDVTKKCLVGEGWCPMFAKAQIQEALQRATFDSNSQVGIIFHVTEALESPPTYFRTNRFTNAFQEIVDAYGVARYQEANPAVYTVITFPFLFAVMFGDWGHGICLLIGALVLIARESKLGSQKLGSFMEMLFGGRYVLLLMAFFSIYCGLIYNEFFSVPFHIFGGSAYRCRDTTCSDAHTVGLIKYQDPYPFGVDPSWRGSRSELPFLNSLKMKMSILLGVAQMNVGILLSYFNARFFGSSLDIRYQFVPQIIFLNCLFGYLSLLIIIKWCSGSQADLYHVMIYMFLSPTDDLGENQLFWGQRPLQIILLLLAVVAVPWMLFPKPFILKKLNTERFQGRTYGLLGTSEVDLDMEPGSARSHHDDFNFSEVFVHQMIHSIEFVLGAVSNTASYLRLWALSLAHSELSTVFYEKVLLLAWGYDILAVRLVGLAVFAFATAFILLMMETLSAFLHALRLHWVEFQNKFYYGDGYKFKPFSFSMITDDED; encoded by the exons ATGGTGGTAATGGAGAAAATAGAAAGGTGGTTAGATAATATTCCCGCTATGGATCTGATGCGTTCTGAGAAGATGACTTTTGTCCAACTCATCATCCCTGTTGAGTCTGCTCACCGTGCCATCTCTTATCTCGGCGAACTCGGCCTTCTCCAATTCCGCGAT TTAAATGCTGATAAAAGCCCTTTCCAGAGAACATTTGTTAATCAG GTAAAGCGCTGCGGAGAGATGTCAAGAAAGCTACGATTTTTCAAAGATCAAATCAATAAAGCTGGTTTATTATCTTCTACACTTCCTGTTGTGGAACCAGATGTTGAGCTAGAGGAATTAGAG TTACAACTTGCTGAACATGAACACGAGCTAATGGAGATGAACTCCAACAGTGAGAAACTTCAAAGATCATACAATGAGCTCTTAGAGTTCAAAATGGTGTTGCAAAAG GCAGTTGCCTTTCTTGTATCAAGTAATAGTCATGCAGTTGCGGAGGACAGAGAATTGAACGAAAATGTGTATTCAAACAATGATTATGGTGACACAGCATCATTACTTGAACAG GAACTGAGGTCTGCACCATCAAATCAATCTGGTTTGAGGTTTATCAGTGGCATTATACCTAGATCCAAAGTTCTGAGATTTGAGAGGATGTTGTTTCGCGCTACAAGGGGCAATATGCTTTTCAACCAGGCACCAGCTGATGAAGAGATTATGGATCCTGTGTCAGCTGAAatg GTTGAAAAGACTGTATTTGTAGTTTTCTTTTCGGGGGAGCAGGCAAGaacaaaaattctaaaaatttgtGAAGCGTTTGGGGCAAATTGCTATCCTGTCACTGAAGATATAACGAAACAGAGGCAAATAACTAGAGAA GTTTTGTCACGTCTTTCCGAATTGGAAGCCACTTTGGATGCCGGAAATCGCCACAGAAATAAAGCCCTTGCTTCCATTGGTTTCCATCTAACAAAATGGATGAAAGTG GTTAGGAGGGAGAAAGCTGTATATGATACATTGAATATGCTTAATTTTGATGTTACCAAAAAATGTCTTGTTGGAGAGGGCTGGTGCCCTATGTTTGCGAAAGCTCAG ATCCAGGAGGCGCTACAACGAGCGACATTTGATAGCAATTCACAAGTGGGCATAATTTTTCATGTGACGGAAGCTCTGGAATCACCTCCTACATATTTCAGAACAAATCGTTTTACAAATGCATTTCAGGAAATTGTTGATGCATATGG TGTTGCTAGATATCAAGAAGCAAATCCTGCTGTTTATACAGTTATTAcctttccatttctttttgcGGTAATGTTTGGGGATTGGGGCCATGGAATATGCTTGCTGATTGGTGCGTTAGTCCTTATAGCTCGGGAAAGTAAGCTCGGTTCTCAG AAACTTGGAAGCTTCATGGAGATGCTTTTTGGTGGACGCTATGTACTCCTTTTGATGGCTTTTTTTTCAATCTACTGTGGACTGATTTACAATGAGTTCTTTTCTGTTCCTTTTCACATATTTGGGGGATCTGCTTACAGATGCCGAGACACCACTTGCAG CGATGCACACACGGTTGGTTTAATCAAATACCAAGATCCATACCCATTTGGTGTGGATCCCAGTTGGCGTGGAAGTCGTTCAGAACTGCCCTTTTTAAACTCTCTCAAAATGAAGATGTCAATATTGTTGGGTGTGGCGCAGATGAATGTGGGAATCCTATTAAGTTATTTCAATGCACGCTTTTTTGGCAGCTCACTAGATATAAG GTATCAGTTTGTGCCACAGATAATCTTCCTGAACTGCCTTTTTGGGTATCTTTCGctcctcatcatcatcaaatggTGCTCTGGTTCACAGGCGGACCTTTACCATGTGATGATTTACATGTTTTTAAGTCCTACTGATGACCTTGGTGAGAACCAGTTGTTTTGGGGCCAGAGACCATTACAG ATCATATTGTTGCTTTTGGCTGTAGTTGCAGTTCCATGGATGCTGTTTCCTAaaccatttattttgaagaagCTTAATACGGAG AGATTTCAAGGTCGCACCTATGGGCTTCTTGGCACCTCTGAGGTTGATCTTGATATGGAGCCTGGTTCTGCGCGATCACATCATGATGATTTTAATTTCAGTGAGGTGTTTGTACACCAAATGATACACTCCATAGAATTTGTGCTTGGTGCAGTCTCAAATACAGCATCTTACCTTCGGCTCTGGGCTTTGAG CTTGGCTCATTCGGAGTTGTCAACTGTTTTCTATGAGAAAGTCCTCCTCCTTGCTTGGGG GTATGACATTCTTGCTGTCCGGTTAGTGGGGCTTGCAGTCTTTGCTTTCGCCACTGCCTTCATTCTACTGATGATGGAGACGCTCAGTGCATTCCTACATGCCTTGCGTCTTCATTGGGTAGAATTCCAAAATAAGTTCTACTATGGCGATGGTTACAAATTCAAGCCTTTCTCATTTTCCATGATAACCGACGATGAGGATTAG
- the LOC8289747 gene encoding NEDD8-specific protease 1 produces the protein MGKSGADEKILSYNDVVLRRSDLDILNGPYFLNDRIIEFYFSYLSSSHPSEDIILLSPSVAFWISNCLDTESLKDFLEPLKLPDKKLVMFPVNNNEDVNLAEGGSHWSLLVYERSCNVFVHHDSYSGTNKRHALQLYKAVARYIGTSDATAHAKYMDLNDSPQQVNGYDCGLYVTAIAGAICYWNESCDRKERDCLWFSVVKEQVTPAAVAAMRTEILSLIRSLMVSK, from the coding sequence ATGGGAAAATCTGGAGCTGATGAGAAGATTCTCAGCTACAATGATGTTGTTCTCAGGAGATCAGACTTGGACATCCTTAATGGCCCATATTTTCTTAATGATCGAATAATTGAATTCTACTTCAGTTATCTTTCTTCAAGCCATCCTTCAGAAGACATCATACTGCTTTCACCTTCAGTTGCTTTTTGGATATCAAACTGCCTAGATACTGAGAGTTTAAAGGATTTCCTTGAACCCCTTAAATTACCAGATAAGAAACTGGTGATGTTTCCTGTCAATAACAACGAGGATGTGAATCTTGCTGAGGGTGGATCACATTGGAGCTTACTTGTGTATGAGAGAAGTTGTAATGTCTTTGTTCATCATGATAGCTATTCAGGGACGAATAAAAGGCATGCTTTGCAACTTTATAAAGCTGTCGCGAGATATATAGGCACCTCTGATGCAACAGCTCATGCCAAGTACATGGACCTTAATGATTCACCTCAGCAAGTGAATGGTTATGATTGTGGCTTGTATGTAACTGCCATTGCGGGAGCGATATGCTACTGGAATGAAAGCTGCGACCGCAAAGAAAGAGATTGCCTGTGGTTTTCTGTTGTGAAGGAGCAGGTTACTCCAGCTGCTGTCGCTGCAATGCGAACTGAGATTCTATCTCTAATCAGAAGCCTTATGGTCAGCAAATGA